CGTCCGACGACGTCAAGACGAAGATCGTGATCGACGCCGAGCATGTCACGAAGGCTTACGGCGACCGCACGATCATCCGCGACCTGACCTTGCGCGTCGCGCGCGGCGACCGCATCGGCATCGTCGGGCGCAACGGCGCGGGCAAGTCGACGCTGCTCAAGCTGCTGACCGGGGAAATCGAGCCCGACAGCGGTCAGGTGAAGCGCGCGAAGACGCTCGACGGCATCGTCATCGACCAGCAGCGCAGCCTGATGGCGCCGCACAAGACGGTGCGCGAGGTGCTGGCCGACGGCGGCGAGTGGATCGACGTGCTGGGGGTGCGCAAGCACCTGCACGGCTATCTCAAGGAATTCCTCTTCGACCCCAATCTGGCCGAGGCGAAGGTGGGTACGCTGTCGGGTGGCGAGCGCTCGCGCCTCCTGCTGGCACGCGAGTTCGCGCGCGAGTCCAACCTGCTGGTGCTCGACGAGCCGACCAACGACCTCGACCTGGAAACGCTCGACCTGTTGCAGGAGGTGATCGCGGATTACGGCGGCACCGTCCTGATCGTCAGCCACGACCGCGACTTCCTCGACCGCACGGTGACGGTCACGCTCGGGCTGGACGGCTCGGGCACGGTCGACGTCGTCGCTGGCGGGTACGAGGATTGGGAGGCCAAGCGCACCCGCCGCCACGAACCGCGCAAGTCGGCCGCGTCGAAACCCGCTGCCGCCCCGCCCCCGCCCCCGCCGCCGCCGTCGCGCGCGAAGCTCAGCTACAAGGACCAGCGCGACTTCGACCTGCTGCCCAAACGGATCGAGGCGATCGATGCCGAGGTGGCCGCGGCCGAGACGAAGCTCGCCGACCCCGCGCTCTACATGCGCGACTTCGCCACCTTCGACCGCCTGTCGAAGGAGGTCGCGGCGCTGCGCGAGGAAAAGGACGCGGCAGAGATGCGCTGGCTGGAACTGGCCGAGATGGTCGAGGGGATGGCCTGAATCGCAGGATCCCCGATCCAACCTCCGTTCGGCCTGAGCGAACGGGACGGGAGCTACCTTGTCACCCGCTCCCCCGCGCGCAGCGTCAGTACCTCCACCCCGGTCGCGGTCACCGCGACGGTATGCTCGAACTGCGCCGACAGCTTCCCGTCCGCGGTCTCGACCGTCCAGCCGTCGTCGCGCGTCACCGTGCGCCGCGTCCCCTGGTTCACCATCGGCTCGACCGTGAACACCATGCCCTCGCGCAGCACGACACCCGTGCCCGGCCGCCCGAAGTTGAGCACCTCCGGCTCCTCGTGCATCTCGCGCCCGATGCCGTGACCGCAGAACTCGCGCACCACCGAATAGCCGTTCTTCTTCGCATGCCGCTCGATCGCCGCGCCCACATCACCCAGCCGCGCGCCGGGGCGCACCGCGGCAATGCCCTTCCACATGACGTCCTGTGCCACCTTCACCAGCCGGCGCGTGGCGGGCGGCACCTCGCCGACGATATAGGTCTTGCTGGAATCGGCGATGAAGCCGCCCTTTTCCAGCGTGATATCCAGGTTGACGATGTCGCCGTCGCGGATGATCTCCGCCGCATCCGGCACGCCGTGGCACACGACCTGATTGATCGAACAGTTCAGGACGAAGGGGAAATCATATTGCCCCTTGCTGGCGGGACGCGCGGCCAGATCGTCGGTGATGTACCGCTCGACCAGATCGTTGACCGCCAGCGTCGACATGCCGGACAGCGTGGTGCGGTCCAGCATCTCGAACACGGACGCCAGCAGCCGGCCGGAGACGCGCATCAGCGCCAGTTCG
The sequence above is drawn from the Sphingomonas adhaesiva genome and encodes:
- a CDS encoding ABC-F family ATP-binding cassette domain-containing protein, producing MAAPLLAYENLGVVQGSGWLFRHLNVYIGARDRLALIGRNGAGKSTLLRLIAGAIEADEGRRAIVPGTKVVMLEQDPDVSRFATLEDYVLDGAGAPARYEAEAIAGQLGIDLSREAATASGGERRRAAIVRALAMDPDILLLDEPTNHLDIAAIEWLEDWLKRFTGAFVVISHDRTFLTRLTKQTLWMDRGQLRRAEVGFGGFDAWTEAVYAEEERNAQRLDAKLKIEEHWLQRGVTGRRRRNQGRLAKLKDMRAERAAMMGPQGAAALQVASDDVKTKIVIDAEHVTKAYGDRTIIRDLTLRVARGDRIGIVGRNGAGKSTLLKLLTGEIEPDSGQVKRAKTLDGIVIDQQRSLMAPHKTVREVLADGGEWIDVLGVRKHLHGYLKEFLFDPNLAEAKVGTLSGGERSRLLLAREFARESNLLVLDEPTNDLDLETLDLLQEVIADYGGTVLIVSHDRDFLDRTVTVTLGLDGSGTVDVVAGGYEDWEAKRTRRHEPRKSAASKPAAAPPPPPPPPSRAKLSYKDQRDFDLLPKRIEAIDAEVAAAETKLADPALYMRDFATFDRLSKEVAALREEKDAAEMRWLELAEMVEGMA
- the map gene encoding type I methionyl aminopeptidase produces the protein MVKTPHELALMRVSGRLLASVFEMLDRTTLSGMSTLAVNDLVERYITDDLAARPASKGQYDFPFVLNCSINQVVCHGVPDAAEIIRDGDIVNLDITLEKGGFIADSSKTYIVGEVPPATRRLVKVAQDVMWKGIAAVRPGARLGDVGAAIERHAKKNGYSVVREFCGHGIGREMHEEPEVLNFGRPGTGVVLREGMVFTVEPMVNQGTRRTVTRDDGWTVETADGKLSAQFEHTVAVTATGVEVLTLRAGERVTR